In the genome of Lentimicrobium sp. L6, one region contains:
- a CDS encoding GIY-YIG nuclease family protein, producing MKRFLPAVVMTFHFDLRKQKRSPKYLLPLYKQIIMKFYFVYIITNLNKTVLYIGMSSDIKRRITEHSKGLIEGFSKKYHCKYLGHYEKYETPSEAISREKQIKKWNRKKKEALINENNPDWNFLNDMIFRVDDEYL from the coding sequence ATGAAGAGATTTCTTCCTGCAGTGGTAATGACTTTTCATTTTGATTTAAGGAAGCAAAAGAGAAGTCCAAAATATCTTTTACCTTTATATAAACAAATTATCATGAAGTTCTATTTCGTTTATATCATAACCAACCTTAACAAAACGGTTCTCTATATAGGAATGAGTAGTGATATTAAGAGAAGGATTACTGAGCATTCGAAAGGATTAATTGAAGGTTTTAGCAAAAAGTACCATTGCAAATATCTTGGCCATTATGAAAAATATGAAACACCATCTGAAGCTATATCAAGAGAAAAGCAAATCAAAAAGTGGAATCGTAAAAAGAAAGAAGCCCTTATAAACGAAAACAATCCAGATTGGAACTTCTTAAATGATATGATTTTCAGGGTGGATGATGAATACTTATAA